The Zymoseptoria tritici IPO323 chromosome 4, whole genome shotgun sequence genome includes the window GCGCAAATGGCGACACCGAAGAATACCTCTCAGACGTCCTTCCGATCGACATGCGCAAGTTTGGCCTACTCGGGAACAAGATGAGCCAGGAAGCTCGCAACGAGCAGAAGATACCCACATCCGACACGAACGCTACCTCACATCTCTCGGCCATCGGTGCAGATCTGGCGAAAACTTTCAACCAACCACCCGAGTCGAATTCCGGCACCGACTTCACCGTCACAGCTCTACGCGACGACTCCTACGACATGGAGTCCATATCCGGCGACGATGACGCTCTGTCACCCACGCTTACCTCATCTCCCGACAACAGcaacacctcctctccaatccACGTGCACCGCCTCATCCTCAGTGCGCGCTGGCCACACTTCTCCCGCCTGTACAACGCGCAGATGTCCGAATTCCACACCCGCCGCATGCATATTCCCGAACCATATCCCGCCGTTAAGGCTTTCCTCTATTACCTTTACACCGACTCcatctcatctcctcctgccGAAAGCAACGCCGTTTCCGGTCCAACACTTGAAGATGTCGCTAACATGCTCGTCATGTCCAACATCTACGACATGCCCCGCTTGCGACACTTGTGCGTCAATCGTCTGGTGCGGGATCTCGACGTCCAGCACGCTGCTCTCATCTTCGACCGCGCAAACACCGCACAAGAAGATTGGTTGAAGCGTCGGGCGGCGAGCTTCTGTATGACGCATTGGGGTCGAGTGGTGAGGACGGATGGATTCAGACAGTTGAAGAGGAGTGCCATGCTGGAACTGTGTGAGGGTGTTGATGCGGAGGGCCGCGTGGTTGGTGGCGATGAGCTGGAGGCTGTGGGAGGACTTGGAGGTGCGAGGCTAGGATCAGGGATGGGAGTGTTGTGGGGCAACGGCAGGAAGAGAGGACGGCTGGGCAGTTTGAGTGGCACAACTGTCGACGGAGAAGACGGGGACGTGGAGGTTGATGGAGACGGAGATGATGAGGGCATGGAGTTGTCTTAGCTCTTGAAGGATTGGCGCAGACGATGAATTGGTGGCTGGCATTATGGTTGACTTTGGGATGGAGCATCGCCTGCTCTGTTCGGCCGGTTGGGTGAAGCATGGGTATCATAGCGAAGGCGCACGGAGTTCTACGAGATCAAGGCATAGCATAGTCTACAACGAATGGACTTCAGACCACAGTGTCCAGCCAAGCTCAGCATCACTCGTTGCCATAGAGTTTCATAGTCCAGCAAGGGTGCCTCACATCAATCCCGTATCGGAATTCCGCCGAATCTCTACGTCGGTGTCTCAATGGAGATGCGATTTCTGAAGGCGACGATGGGTCTTTTCATCTTCTCATTAGATATATCCTCTCATGATACTTACATATATAAAATTGAAGTCAGGCTAGATTGTGCTGTACCTGCGGCAGACTCCAAAACAGCCGACACTTCCTGGTCCGTGGTCCTTGTCAAAGCAGGCACGCAGACAATTTCGACTTCCACTTCACCTCCTTCAACACGCCGCATTGCTATCGAAATGCTGATCAAGATACCTCGTCAGTCATCCCCTGGCTCGAGCACGGAAATTTGCGGCGAGTCGAGCACCACAGTGTATGCGAGACACGACGAAGAGGTTCTGCGATGTTGCTGGGACGGTCTAAACATGCTCGAAGGATTCGGACCACGATCAAAATGCGATCGCACTTGCATCGCTCGCCAGTCTTATGTCTGCGATCGCGAGAGGCCGGATTGACGATGACCGGTGAGGCGATCCATCCTGGTGTCGCGTGCGAGGCCGCTCATCCTTCGAATTCTGACTGCCGCCGGCCTCAAAATGGACTCGCCTGTTCTATCGACAAAACACGCGTAGCAGTTTGCGTTGGAAGGACCTCTTGGCTACAATACGCAGCAATTGGATCATGCTGGACCCAGATCGATTTCCAGACCGATTTTTACCTGTAcagctcgtcgtcgatgaacGCTGCGGCTGAGAAAGTGTGTGAGCAGCACTGCAGCCGCTCATGGGACTGGCCAATGGTTCAGCCTGAATAATGACCAAGCGATGCGGGCAACGGCGTACACCTCACGGCGTTGTCCGCTGACCACCAAACGCCGCTCTTGGCGCCATAGAGGGAGCATGCTGGTGCCGATCTAGCCATCAAGGGTCTTGCGCCTTGCGATCCAACACGACGGCGACGTTTCATTTCGGCGCACTCCGCGGCCACTTTCTCGTGCAAGTCCAAGCGCAGACTATGGTTGAACCCTACGCAATGCAGCAGGTAGGGCCTAGGGCAGCTTTGACTATGTTGACTATTTCCGCTGCCATTGCATTCCTGAGTGGTTCTTACTGACGACCGCTCAGATCTTTCGCAGTGGGCGCAAGACCACAATGGAAGCAGAACCGCCTCTCGCGTCATGAAAGCGAATTCATTGGCTTCTACTCCGCAGAGTCTACACGACCACATGCGCGAAAAGCGGGTCCAAAGGGCGGAGACTCCACAGCTTGAACCCCACATACCTCAATTTTGGCTCAGCTCAAGGCCCTTTATAACCCAAGAGTCCGCCGCATTTCTCTTGTTGACCCTTGGCACCTTCTTACCTCTTCTTGTCACGCGTGCTAAGCTGCGAGAAGCGCAACACCAAGCACGATGGCCGAGAAAATCAACGACGTCAACCAACATGTTGACCACAATTCCGACTCGAACGACGAGAAGAGCGGTCACTATGGCCACGATCAGCCAGAACGCCGGGCATCTGTCGCGCTGAACATTGTCGAGAATCCGCTGAAGGTGAGACTGCTGAACCTTGGCGCTTGCGACTAGAATACTGACTCTCATCTGTACAGCGCGGTACCTCCGAACAGACTGCGGCCAAGGCCCGCGAGTTTTGCCAAATGGCCGGCATGCCCGAGCACGCCGATTTGTTTGGGAAAGCAGCACTCGTCGCACGCGATCCCGACGCTTTCGAAGCACTGCCAGGGctgagcgaggaggagcgggCGGCCCTCATATACGAGAGAGATCACAAATGGCATGGACCCAAGATGCTCTGGTACTCGATTGGACTGTGCGCTATCGGAGCTGCCACTCAGGGTTGGGATCAGACTGGGTCAAACGGAGCCAACCTGAGCTTTCCTACGGAGTTCGGCATAGACAGCAACAGGGGAAAGGATGTTTGGATTGTTGGTGCCATCAactccatcatcttcttgACTGCCGGTCTGATCGGTGCCTTCATTGTCGATCCTCTGAACAAATACCTCGGACGAAGGGGTGAGATCTTTCTCACTGCCGCTTGCTTGACCGCGACCCCGATCGGATCTGGCTTCGCTCAGTCGTGGCAAGGGCTTTTCGCTGCACGTTTCGTCATGGGTATTGGAATCGGTGCGAAGAACGCCACTGTCCCGATCTATTCTGCTGAGATGGCGCCCGCCCGTGTTCGTGGAGCTCTTGTCATGTTTTGGCAGCTCTGGGTCGTCGCTGGTAAGACGAATATTTCTCCGGCACTGACACAATCGGTCTAAACATCTCGCAGGTATCTTCCTCGGTTTCTGCGCCAATGTTATCGTCAAGGATGTTCCCAGAATCGCATGGCGCTTGCAGCTGGGTTCCGCCTTCATCCCATCTCTGATTCTCATGATCGGCATTTACTTCTGTCCGGAGTCTCCTCGTTGGCTAATGAAGCAAGGCAAGCTCGCCAAGGGCTTCCAGTCCATGGCTAAACTTCGCGCGCATCCGATTATAGGTGCACGAGATTTCTACTATTCCTATGTTCTTTATCAGGAGGAGCTGGCCATTTCCGGCGACTCGACATACTTCACTCGTCTGCGGGACTGTTTCACTGTCCCTAGAATCAGGCGATCGAACTACGGCGCTTCGACAGTCATGCTTGCGCAGCAGATGTGCGGAATCAACAGTGGGTCCTTCTTAGTCTCCAGGCGTTCAGTATCGAGCTAACTTTTGGCAGTCATTTCTTTCTACAGTTCGACTATCTTCACGGAGGCCGGTTTCACCAGTGACCAAGCACTCTACGCATCGCTGGGCTACGGCGCAATCCAGGTCGTAGCAACAATTCcgaccctcttcctcattGACACCAAAGGTCGACGAACACTGACATTGGCTGTACGTTTGGCAAACTCGGATTTCTTGATATTTACTGACACCCAGGCAGACCTTCCCTTTCATGTGCATCTTCTTGCTCGCGGCAGGACTCGCAACACTCAAAGAGGTTCCAACCGAAGTCATCGACGGAGTGACAGTGGCACTCGACAAAGGACAAGCGTCGCGGGCCGTGGCTCCGATTGTGCTGTTCATCTATTTATTCACAATTGCCTACTCGCTCGGAGAAGGTCCAGTGGCCTTCCAGTACTCCGCTGAGGTTTTCCCGACCATCCACCGTGAGCAGGGCATGGCTTTCGCTGTGTGCATCAACAACACCTTTGGTAAGAGTCGCTCTGGACGTCAGCAGAGTTTGAAAGCTGACATGTGTGGCTACAGCTGGTGTTCTCAGTTTGACATTCCCCGCTATGGTCGAGAAGATGGGTCAGGTCGGAGCCTGTAAGTGATGACCGCACGACCTCGGCAACGAGTTATAACCAAGCTAATCTTTTTCTTTAGTCGGCTTCTATGCCGGTCTCAATCTGATTGCTTGGGGCAtgatcttctgcttcgtAAGAGAGACGAAGCAACTGACCTTGGAGGAAATCGACCGTAAGACGACATCATCGAGCCGTTCATCGTTCACATCGCTAATGAACATAACAGAGGTGTTCTCCATCCCGACCAAGGAATTCCTGGCGTACGAGACCAAGACGTGGCTCCCATACTTCATGCGACGCCACGTTCTTCGCAAGAACATCGAGAAGCCAGCGCCGCTTATCGAGTGGGCTGAGAAGTCCCCTGCTGGTTCCGATCCTCATCAGGCATACTCCACGAGCAAGTCGGTCTAGAGGCCGCCGCATTGAACTGTTTGGGATGAAGAATGATTTCGATTCCATATCCGGCTCGACTTTGCAGCCTCGCAGATGAAGGTAGCATGTTGATAGCAGGATACGCAATTACAGTAGCGCAGTCGCTCCTTCACTAATTGAAGCGTTCATTCTTCTCAGCGGGCCAGTACCAGAGTTCAACCAATGATCTCGACTGACTGCGAATGAACAACACCGTGTTGCAATCTGGCTTCCACATTGACCAAAGTTGTATGAGCACTCCTCCGACCATAAGCTTCACCTCACGGCCGCGCGAATGCCCACAACGAGGACTCCACGTTCTGACACGATTATCTCCGCATCTAATACAAAACAGTTCAAATGACCCAAGCCATACTGTCCACGGGTATCATTCTCGCCTTATCCGTTCCTGTCCACTAACCTGGAACTCTCGCTACACAGCAAGCAACAGGGCCCCGACAGCTACCACCGCTCCCAGCGCAAGGCCCGGCGTGGCCATCGCTGCCGGGGCCGCGCCGGCCATGACCGTATTCTGCGCCGCACTCGATCCTCCCGTCGCAGCGGCGACTTTCGCCCGATAGTCGTCATCCCTCAGCGAAACCGTAGTCGCACAGCCACCAACGGGAAGTATGGGATTCAACGTCGGAATACCGGGAGTATCGAGCGCGTTCGTCAACATCGATTGCAACTCCTGAACGGGGATGGGGGCTGGTGTTGCAGCCGCAACTGAGGTCGAGCAGGAGATGCCGCAGTAGGCGAAGGCTGCTAGGCCGTAGAATTGACCTGGACAGCAGTACACATTGTCGAGATAGGTTGTTGAGGTTCCACTGGAAGGACAGCCGGTGACGGCGGCGGCCGTGGACGACTCGCCGTTGTTGTTGCCGTTCTTGGGCAGCTTGGGGCGGCGTTTGGCCTTCACGTAGTCAGAGTTGAGGTTCGCTGTTTGAATGGGAAGGTTTGGGACGTACTGAGACTGTCgtggcgaggatggcgatcGAGAGGAGGTTGAAGATTGGTGCCATTGTGGATAACGTTCTTGCGATCAAGTCGCCAAATGATCGTCTGCTCTTGCTTTGGCTAAGGTCTTAGATGTGCTGCGTCCCATTGAGAGAGTGGTTCAGTACTTGTGTGTATGACGGGATGGGGCGTTTGTACATGTCGTCGACCATGGTTGGAGGCTTGATTGTATGCTTTTGTTCAGACTTGGCTCGATCACTGCGCCATGCATGTCACTGCTATTGCCAGAAACATCGCCCCGGCCGTCATCGCTGGACGCCTTACCAGGTGATCGACGTTCCATCAACACACAGACACGCGATACTCGCATGTTTGGAGGGCGCAAGACTTAGGGTTGCCGATTTTGATAGACCCGTGCTGATCTGGGGACCTTTTTATTCTTGCCTTTAACGCAATGGATCCGTTGTGCACGGCCATGCATCCACGCACGGCCAACACATTCAAGGAACGCTTGCCAATCACGTTCGCTTCTTGTCTTGGTGGTTGCTGCTCGTCGTTGGTGAAGATCGACACTTTCGTCACCGCCACAACGTCGTCAAGCTGGCGCCATCACGAGAGTAGTCCTTTGGGCCGTGCCATTGGTCGTTCATTCGTTGTTCGGAATGTAGCCAAGGTGACAACTTGTCGTAAGACATCACCGGCATACCATATGTGGAGGAAACACTGCCGATCCGATGGCTTCGGATTGCCTCCTTGCGGTGAATCGAGTATTGGTCTTGACGATCATCGCCAACTTTGGGCTTCTTTCGGATGGATTTGGACGAAGTTCTGCTCGATACCTTCTGCTCTGTCAATGCAGAACTCTGAGGTTTGCCAAACTTAGCGCCGCGATCATTGCATGAGCCAAAACCTCAATCGCCTGGCAGCGAAGCAAAAGCAGAAGCAAGTAGCGATAAAGAACGATCGAGGGATTTGCAGTCACGGACACTCACTGTCCTCAAGAGACTTTTTGCAGCATCAGACTGCGGCAATATCAAGTGCACTGTTTTCTGGTTGTACTCTAGGAGCGAAGAAGGAAAACTTCGACCGTCGGCTCAGAAGTAGCAATCGCATTCCTTCCACCTTCAAACAGCAAGCAACAGGCCTCCAGCAGCGACCAAACCGGATAGTAGCGGCCCAGGTGTTGCCATCGCCGGTGCCGCAACCCTCGAACCAcccgtcgccgccgccactTTAGCTTTGTACTGCCCATCAGTCACCATCACCATGCTCACACACGCCGGCGCTGCCGTTCCAGTCGAAGTCGGCGCCGAGGTCGAGCATGTGATGCTGCAGTATGCGCTCGCTGCGGTGTTGTATAATTGCCCTGGACAGCAATACGTATCCCCGCTGTAAGAGGTGGAGGCTTGACTGGTGGGACAAGTGCTGCGCCGCGATGAAGTGTTGGACTTCTTCAAGTTGGAGCCATCATTGTTTTGGACCTTGGGAACTTTTGGACGTTAGGCCTAGAGAAGGTCAGGACAAGGTGCGATGAGCTGGATCAGAGGGCAGAGAGCATACTGCCAATACTGTTGAAATCATGAGGAGCGTGACGATGGTGAGGTAGGATGCTGGTGCCATCTCAAGGAAAGGgacgtcgaagtcgtcgttCTGTTGTTTGCTTGATATTGCTTCGGTGTTGTGTCGGTCGGATGCCCTTCTTGAGACGTCGTTGGAGCAGAGCAGGTTTTTGTATTCTCAGACGTGGTCACATGGCTGCTTTTTGACTGCTGTGCCATGCATTGCTGTTCCTATCAAAGATGCACTGCCCTGATTGTGGCCCACCATGATCGTCGTTTGATCGACAGCCCGCTGCTGTGCGCCGCCAGCACTTAGGCTCGCGAATTGCTGGCTGTTGTGTGGCGCCAGCCAAGATTCCATGCCTAGCTCGACAGCACGAGCATGTCGCGTATCTTTCTTCCCTTCAGTTTTCTCCCCTTCAGTTTCCTTCCCTACAGTCTTTTTCCTCCAGTTTTCTCCCCTTCGCTTTTCTTCTCTTCAGTCTTCTTTCCTTCTCTAACTTCGCATTACGCTATAGCATACCAATAACAGCTAAAGCATACCGCTGCGAAGTAAGAAGCAGAGGCTCCAACACTAGAAGCATGCTCATCGGCTCATGCAAGAGCTTTGAAGAGATGCAGGACGACCGGAAAGATGCTGGCCAGAAATTGCGTCGAGTTCGTGCTCCTGTTCTCGTCCGTGGCTGCATATGTGTCCTGGAACGGAGGCGCAGATGTGCGAAGAGCTCTAAAATGGACACCTTCAGTCGAATGCGTTCGGCAATGGCTCATCTACTTCCACGGAAGTTGCTCAGTGTGCGTAATGCGGAACTCGTGTTCAGACAGTCTGTACCACATATAGGCTGGCAGCAATAGTTGATCAATCTTGGTGCAATATCTTGATCTTCAAGAAGAAGTTGAAGCATTTCGTCCAGGgttccggttcttcttcCACCGAATAGGAGCCACTAACATCGCACTGAGAGACAGACCAGCAGCAATGCCAATAGCAATCTCCACCATAGCGTAGCCCGCATAAAGCGCAGACGGGTCCTTGAAAGAGTCCAGACTGGCTTTTTCAGTCTTGTTCTTCTGATTGATCACGTCGTTGGCGTTGTGCAAGCCTTCAATCAAGCTCCCCGAAACCGCAAAGCTCCCCGGAACGAGAATAAAAATTCCCGGATGCATGACGACGACTGCCAGACCACGTGCAAACCTGGAGTAGATGCTCGATAGGACGCCGACCGTTAGCGCTCCCAATGCTGTCGGGAAGGCCTGTACGGTTGGAAAGCGTTTCCCGGAAAAGTGACTGACGAGCCACCCAGCCATTGTTATACAGAGCATCGCAGGCATTTGCTTCCATTTCGCTTGGCCGATGATCACATAGCAGAGCGTGAATGGAAGAACGAATATGATCTGCCACCAGAAGGGCCAGGGATGGCGACATTTGGTATCGGAGGTAGCAGCCGGATCGAAGGCGCCATAGACCGTGATGCCGACGATGAAGCCGAAAGCGAGGAACAGGGTGTAGATGATTCCATAGACAAGTCGCACGGCACCTGGGAGCATCATCTTCGACTGTAGCTCAAGAGCACTGCTCGCGATCGTGAAACCAGGAAGGATCATCACCACAGAAGATTGAGCGATCGCGGAAAAGCAGAAGTTGTGCCCCTCCTCGCCCCATGTGAAGGACCCGAGAGCGCGGGCGGTAAAGGAGATCAGGATGGCTGAGCTCATCTCG containing:
- a CDS encoding secreted small alanine-rich-protein (no hits with protein databases. Probable Mg specific protein (novel gene). No Trp and His), which gives rise to MAPIFNLLSIAILATTVSAKRRPKLPKNGNNNGESSTAAAVTGCPSSGTSTTYLDNVYCCPGQFYGLAAFAYCGISCSTSVAAATPAPIPVQELQSMLTNALDTPGIPTLNPILPVGGCATTVSLRDDDYRAKVAAATGGSSAAQNTVMAGAAPAAMATPGLALGAVVAVGALLLAV